The genomic segment gttgtggcgagtaagccaaggaaggcctagaataactgggaactcaggtgaaggaatcaggtgcagggatatttcttccttgtgaccttgagactggaggaagactggagaagtaacttgagtgactcttccatcacctaacgcttggccatcgagggcagacacagacagtgggacttcaagaggtgcagtcggaatattgatgctttgggcgaagtgaatatccataaagttcccagccgcccctgagtctatcaaagcttgacaagagtggacagactcaccccaggagatggagaccgggatgtagattccttggccagggagtccgggagagagggtaggccccgtcacaaccctccctcggctggacggggcggtccttttcccaagagttcgggacatgatgctcggaagtgaccaggcttgccacagtagatgcagcacttgtccctccttctgcgctccctctcagatgcggagaggcgagtacgacccacttgcatgggttctggacagtcattgaaggaggtagacggtctccaggtagaggtagggaggctgggggggctcaaggcttggtgtcgttctctcatcctgttgtccagacgaatagcatgtgagatgagggtttcgaggtcacttgggcatccaatagaggccagaccgtccttgatggggtcagacagaccatggtggaaggctgacaccagggcagtctcgttccatccacttactgctgcgagtgttcggaacgagatggcgtaatctgcgacgcttcctccttgccggatggacatgagctttcgggctgcgtcggtactgatgtctgcctgatcgaagacccgaagcatctcttcagaaaacagctggaaatcaaagcactcaggtccctgtctttgccagatagcagtagcccaggctcgcgccttaccagctaataaggtgatcacaaaggcaatcttgcggcgatccgtagtgtaggtggtaggctgaagctcaaaggtgagttgacactgggtaaggaactctcggcactcactgtgcttgccgtcatacctctgtggtgcaggaaggctgggttcgcgaggtgaagaaggcagcattgcaggaggcactggagcaggagtgggagctggatcaggagcaggaactggatcaggagatgcaggcagagatgtcagctgtgccagggttttcccaatttgctgaagcagttcctcgtggcgagcgagggcctcacgttggctggtgagcgtacgtccatgagcgtccatggtcgctccgaagcgtgtcaaagctgccataattccctgaaggttggccgggtagacagttgaagcagcctctgctgagtcggtcatgacggagtctttctgttagggttttgctgggattcgaacctggttcgttggtgtgataatccagcaaacccccactaggccaccagggggatgactcaaatgcagaggcgtgaggcggaagtagaaaaagaatcaaaaggtttatttaaactatatacactatatacagggcaaaacaaaagacaaaaaaaaaccaaagagtataatccaaaagaaaagcaaagtgcaaaaatacaaaagctaagaagatcaaaaaacacagtacaaaggaaactggagataaacataacagcacaaagactccgtgacaagaggactgaactcaggggtataaatacacaaactaattaaggacacaggtgaagataattaggactaacacaaacacaaaacacaggaacagtggcggcctctagaggccaaaataaacacgacatgaaaaggaaataacagcggcctctagaggccaacacagtcctagtcctaacactggggactgaggagacaagttgctcaagtttagggataggaatgttaacccattcttgtctaatgtaggattctagttgctcaattgtctttggtcttttttgtcgtatcttctgttttattatgcgccaaatgttttctatgggtgaaagatctggactacaggctggccagttcagtacccagacccttcttctacgcagccataatgctgtaattgatgcagtatgtggtttggcattgtcatgttggaaaatgcaaggtcttccctgaaagagacgtcgtctggatgggagcatatgttgctctagaacctggatatacctttcagcattgatggtgtctttccagatgtgtaagctgcccatgccacacgcactaatgcaaccccataccatcagagatgcaggcttctgaactgaacgctgataacaacttgggtcgtccttctcctctttagtctgaatgacacggcgtccctgatttccataaagaacttcacattttgattcgtctgaccaaagaacagttttccactttgccacagtccattttaaatgagccttggcccagagaagatatctgtgcttctggatcgtgtttagatacggcttcttctttgaactatagagttttagctggcaatggcggatggcacggtgaattgtgttcacagataatgttctctggaaatattcctgagcccattttgtgatttccaatacagaagcatgcctgtatgtgatgcagtgccgtctaagggcccgaagatcacgggcacccagtatggttttccagccttgacccttacgcacagagattcttccagattctctgaatcttttgatgatattatgcactgtggatgatgatatgttcaaactctttgcaattttacactgtcgaactcctttctgatattgctccactatttgtcggcgcagaattagggggattggtgatcctcttcccatctttacttctgagagccgctgccactccaagatgctcttttgatacccagtcatgttaatgacctattgccaattgacctaatgagttgcaatttggtcctccagctgttccttttttgtacctttaacttttccagcctcttattgcccctgtcccaacttttttgaaatgtgttgctgtcatgaaatttcaaatgagccaatatttggcatgaaatttcaaaatgtctcacttttgacatttgatatgttgtctatgttctattgtgaatacaatactaCTAACTAGCAATCTCTGTAGTTCTCACTGAGACTTCTGCAACTGCCTACAGGacgtttggcccactcttcttgaaCAAACTGCTCCAACTGTTTCAGTTTTGAAGGGTGCcttctccacactgcatgtttcagcACTTTCCAAAGATGTTCAATAGGATTCAGATCAGGGCTTATAGAAGGCCACTTCAGAATAGTCCAATATTTTGTTCTTCACCATTCTTGGTAGATTTagttgtgtgttttgggtctttatcTTGTTAGAGGACCCATGACCTGCAACTGAGACAGAGCTATCGGACACTGGGTAGTACATTTGACTCCAGAATTTCCTGatagtcttgagatttcattgAGCCCTGCACAGTTTCAAGGCATCCTGTGCCAGATGCGGCAAAgcagccccaaatcataaccaagcCTCCTCTGTGTTTCACACTAGGTGTGATATTCTTTTCTTTGAAACcttcatttttttcttctgtggacaGAGAGCTGATGTGACTTGCCAATCAGCTTGACTTATGtaatctgtccaaaggacatgctTCCAGGAGAACTGTGGCAAGTCAATATGCATTTTAGTTAATtccagtctggctttttttttctttcaacaatGGAGTCCTTCCTTTGAGCCTGCTGTAGCTTAAAAAGTGACTAATGGTGCAATCTGATATTGATGTACCCTGATCTTGGAGTTCAGCTTTTATCTCTTTAAAAGTTGTCCTTGGCTCGTTGTCTACAATAGGGACTATCCTTCTGTTCAATCTGTAATTGATTTTCCTCTTATATGGCCACATCCAGGACAGTTGGCGACAGTCCGATGGAACTTAAACTTTTTAATCATATTTGCAACTGTTGTCTCAGAATATCACACTTCTGTGTGCTCGAGCCTGGCATTGCTTGAGCAGTTATGTGTGACCACACACACAGAATGCATAGCACACGTCCTTGGGATAATTAATCAGTGCACACACCTGTTACTGATTTGGAGTGCAATCAGCAAATGCTTAACAGGATGCTGCCAACACTTACACTAGACAAAGTATTGTATCTCTGTCTGATTGTTGTTTTGAtttctgtcacgtttgtttctctcCATGTTTAAGTACTCTGTTTTAATGACTCTGGTTGATGTTTCtgatttatgactctgctttctgtttgttttatttcagttCCATTTGTCTAAGTTTTGTTATGCTGAACTTATTTCATGATTTGTCTGTACATAGTGCATTTGGAAACAAAACCTCCCTACACTTATGTCTGTCTCAACACTGCatactgacagaatacttcacctacACAATGGATGTAGCGGGAGGATACAGGCATGCTGCACAGTCCCATGCTGAGATCAGGGTGCTTAAACTGAGATCCGTGTGCTTTCTCCAGCACACCCAGCTGGACATTCTGGTACCATATGACTGGGTGGAGCAGCCACCCACTGGTTTCATACTGCAGTGCTGATTCTTTCACAAAGACCTGGTGGAGCCCAAACCTCCAAAGACCTGGTGGGTTGGCTGCGTGATCTATTGGCTCACCAAACTGGCATGCTGGTGGGCTGAAAACCTTGTGAGAGTGCATCACCCATGCCTCCAGAGCTCCAAGCCATTTGGGGAAGAGCTCAAGTCCTGGTTAAAGGCTTTTAGGAAGGATgacccccataaatattttttggGGGTACTGAGACTCAGGAGGCAGACAGGGCAGCCTCCactccagagccagcaccagaggcTGACGGGGCATCCTCTACTCCACTGCTCACTCAAGAGCCTGCCTCAGAGGTTGAGGGGGCAAACTCCACTCCACTGCCTGCTCCAGAGGTCAATGGCATGGCCTTTGCGCCACTGCTCACTCCACCACAGGGCTTTGAGGATGTCATCACTCTTCCAACAGATTTCAGTGGGGACGAGCTCTTTGCGCCAACACTGGGCTTTAGTGAGGATATTGTCTCTCCGGGGCCCATGCCAAGGTTCAAGCCCATGTCCAAATCCATGCCCATGTTCATTTCAATGCCTATGCAAAGGTCCAAGCCCATGTGCcagtccatgcccatgttcagGCCATTAACCATGCCAAGATCTAAGCCCATCTCTCAGTCCATGCCCTTGCTAACTATGGTGCCCATGCCAAGCTCTGAGCCCATGTTCAAGTACATGTCCATGTTAAGGCCAGTACTCATGCTGAAGCACAGAATCATGCATGAGTCTATGCCCATGCTGATGCCTGTGTCCATGCCCATGTTTGAATTCATGCCCATCTTAACACCAGGGTCCATGCCCTTACTCAAGCCTATGCCTGTGAATGAAACCATGTCTACACCCAAGTCCAAGTCCAATCTGGAGCCTGAGTCCATGCCCTGTCCACAGCCCAATTCTATGACAAATCcggagcccaagtccagtccagagcccaagtccaTGTCTGAAATTATGTTCATGGCCGAATCCATGTTTGAGTCCACACTCAAGCCAATGTCTATGACTGAGCCCCTGTCTATCCTCATGCCCCAGTTCAAGGCCTGACCTGAGACCCAGCCTCTCCCTCTCAGCCCAGGTTCCAGTACCATATCCACTTAGAGCCAGAGCGGAGCTCTGAGTAGACATTTCCTTGTGGCAGGCTTAACCCTGAGGCAGACCAAGGAGGACTTTAGCTCCCTGAGGGAGCTCTttgagggggggttctgtcacaccTTTGTGTGCTCGAGCCTGGTGCTGCTTGAGCAGCTACACATGCCCTTTGGGTTGATTCATATCAATATGAAtatctttgtaaaataaacaGTAAATCATTTCATTACATGCTTTTTTTGTGCTTTACTCTATGAcataccaaaggcatgcaggtataAATGAGAAAATTCcttttaatttcattaattttcAGGAGGAATAAAGCATTGTTTCGTGGAGCTgtaagggtaccaacaaatttgtctCAGAGACTTCCATCTTCTGCTGAGGGTACCTGAATATCATAATTTGTTTGTATTTGACATATTTCCCTGAAACGACAGTGTGTACTCAATCTAGTATGGAGTTAGCATAAGTTTCCCCCACATTTTTGTAAAACCTGACCACCCATCTTAGCTCAAATGCATTGAATTGTTGTCTGAACATGTCCTTGAATGGAAGGGATAAGACTCAAGAATAATATTACCTTttgtatgaagttaacatgatcaATATGAAAAAATTGTTTAAATTTAAATATTGACCTGCAAATAGTGCAGAATCACCAACACTGAACATTTAAGTTATTGAACATGTCCCTTCTTTGTTCTTAAACATTGATAATTTGAATAATTCCacagataaataaaaacaaaaaacatatatACATGTGTACTATAGTCCAAAACACATTcatgaaaaaatatttattaATGCAGAGTCTGTTTGCAATATTTGCAGAGTTAGAATTGATTTAATGCATCTCCTAAACCACGGGTAAAACAGAGCATAAATAACCGGATTAATGGTTGAATTAAGATAAAGCACTATGAAGACTTTCAGAAATGTTTCTGTCTGTAGTTCAATAATGTCACctaacaaactgtaaataaaatatggaagtaAACACACCAGGAACACAGACACTAAAATGCCGAGGACTTTAGCGGCTTTTCTCTCAGATTTCATCGAGTGTGACGTGATTTTCTGTGTTTCAGGCCGTGTGTGATTATTAAGCTCTCTGATAGCAGTGGCATGTTTCTTAGCAATCACAAAAACCCCAGTATACAATATGATTATGACAGAACATGGAAAGATAAATGTTATCACGAGATCAATTACAGACCAAACCTCATTCAGAAAAAGATAACACTCTCCAGGACAGATTACAGAGCTTGTGAAGTTTCCATTGAAATAACAGAGTGTCATGTTATACACCAGAGAAGCACACCAGTTAGAAAAAACCACAATGCTCATTGTCCTCCTAGAGATTGTGTTTATGTAGAGAAACGGGTTTGAGAGAGCCAAATACCGATCCACAGCGATCAGGGCAATATTATAGATCGATAGGCCTGTGAGAACATAACCAGTCATCAAAAAAGTGATGCAGTACCCCTTATCAAATATCCAACATGACTCGATGGTCCAGATTAACACTGTCGGCATCACTAAAGCACCAATTAAGCAATCCGACACCGCCAGAGAGAGCAGGAGCATGTTGGTTGGTGTGTGAAGCTGCTTGAAGTGAAGAACAGACATGATGACAAGCAGATTTCCACACACTGTTAGCAGAACCACAGCAGTCGCACATACATATAGTAAGACATAAATTGCAGGAGATGCAGATCTTTCTGAACAGGAGAAATGCACACAGCGATCAGATTGGTTTAACTCTGTCTGGTTTATGAATACATGCATTTTTAAAAGAAGTCTCTGTTGCATTGTGGTCAAATGAAGGATAGGTCAGACAGCTCAGAAACATTTATAGCCAAGAAATTAATCACGCCCCCTCAGGTTCTATTTACAGCTGAAAGAATATGATGTCATGCCTTGGGGAAACAAAAGACCAAAGATAGCATTAAACAAAGAAAAACACCTATTATTATGTGATTCTTTAATTTACAAGTAagaaacagggtggcacagtggtgcagtgtttagcacggttacctcacagcaagaaggttctgggtttgaaccttacagctgacggggacctttctgtgtggagtttgtatgttttccctgtgtctgtatgggtttcctcccacttgaAAGACATGCAGAatcagtaaaaacaaacaaacaaaaaaaactgttgtacgtcgctctggataagagtatctgctaaatgcctgtaatatacagtaatggatggatgattgtcaTAAGACCAGTCCCAGTCACAcctgtgtccaagtttctgatggcttGAGGTTATGTTGAAGAAtattgaggtagtcctccttctacattattccattcactttgtgcaatgcaccagttccatttgcagtaaaacagccccagtgcATGATGCTACTATCACTATGCTTCACAAGTGTTACAGTCTTCTTCTGTGTCTCTGGTCATTGCAGTCAAACAACTCAGCGTTGcctttggtggttcctgggttgttcctgaacatccaaaccaattttctcTTAGCTGAGGTGGACAGTTTGGGTCTTTTTCCTGCAAAGGGGCTTGGCAAAGTGGTTCTCAATAAATTGTATTGACATCGAATTGTTTGAACAGATGATCTTAGAatgtgcagttgtttagaaatgactcCACAAAATATTCCTgagtgtgtaaatctatgatcctctttctcagatctgcactgagcattTTGGACTTTTCCATTTACTGTGTGTTGGCCAATCCAATgagtgtcaaacaaacccttgTTACATTGGGCACAGAGGAGCTACCATCTGGATTCAAtcgccttggccttggcaagttaaaagatatttgggaactttcagcaccactgaattaattatAAATTGtgggtatgtacatttttgaccttgTACCCTATGTATACTGTTGATGTTGTATGTataatgttgatttcagaaaatccaaaataacttacaacttatgcaccaaattcttgtttttgtTCCTTattgtgtacaaccccaatttcataaatttgggacactgtggagAACGCAAATAAAACACAGAATATGATTATTTCCATATCTCAGAAACCCAAcacttcattgaaaataatacaaagtctacatatcaaatgttgaaactgtgaatttttttttttaaaaatatgccgattttgaatttgatatcaacaacatgtttcaaaaaagttgggacagggacaagttcaccactgtgctgcatctcctctacttttaacaacactctgtaaacatttgggaactaaggagaccaTTTGCAGTAGTTTTgacagagaaatgttgtcccattcttgcctgatatacagtttcagttgctcaacagcttGGGGTCTCCTtcattgtatt from the Neoarius graeffei isolate fNeoGra1 chromosome 2, fNeoGra1.pri, whole genome shotgun sequence genome contains:
- the LOC132871008 gene encoding trace amine-associated receptor 13c-like, with amino-acid sequence MHVFINQTELNQSDRCVHFSCSERSASPAIYVLLYVCATAVVLLTVCGNLLVIMSVLHFKQLHTPTNMLLLSLAVSDCLIGALVMPTVLIWTIESCWIFDKGYCITFLMTGYVLTGLSIYNIALIAVDRYLALSNPFLYINTISRRTMSIVVFSNWCASLVYNMTLCYFNGNFTSSVICPGECYLFLNEVWSVIDLVITFIFPCSVIIILYTGVFVIAKKHATAIRELNNHTRPETQKITSHSMKSERKAAKVLGILVSVFLVCLLPYFIYSLLGDIIELQTETFLKVFIVLYLNSTINPVIYALFYPWFRRCIKSILTLQILQTDSALINIFS